The following coding sequences are from one Ammospiza nelsoni isolate bAmmNel1 chromosome 5, bAmmNel1.pri, whole genome shotgun sequence window:
- the LOC132073493 gene encoding inositol 1,4,5-trisphosphate receptor-interacting protein-like 1, with the protein MEVRAKLQEEEKIHLQREVEQLVLLKQGVLAWGDLLSSARQHWQLWALAGLLLLLLALWYMWRKGSLRTEEQGEGHDGVNEEEVENVHAHEEDFGNEDEGDNEMEVEEDDSDDGRAEDVDNAAANEAGNEAANAANVNDVGNQVQEFRDRADNFGRIIMERVQWPVQDLQGGCMWTRTLMEHFAIYFRRVLSNSFYPVLQGAIGVGSAFEGWSPREQDVVYQVLIPMTPPRGHSFHLELGTAWQRRLRNFHIRVQQECTCTSEQQGEHMLCFLHHPEEELRRHQDPSLLHTLCTGSYLDVEKTARWFYQLVRAIWPALLESHSWHLVLLPPRRSCQFKVTNGRESYRIEILFGVRQGNSDVFVSSQPRQAHTSSTIWPESYAVAEMKFFRYIARQAPPDSLHLKCLQFFTRLQLGLGFSTYTIKTIVMHLLSILPASQWRRRHFVSRLMDISESLRTCVARRRLNHFIVGNQRLPEGIRLPPEVLMARSRNLFHDLVMDPVAHSQAMNQYMDLQHWFKRILRNEQ; encoded by the coding sequence ATGGAGGTGCGTGCCAAGctccaggaagaggagaagattcATCTGCAGCGGGAGGTGGAGCAGCTGGTCCTGCTGAAGCAGGGTGTCTTGGCCTGGGGagacctgctctcctctgcccggcagcactggcagctctgggctcttgctgggctcctgctccttctcttggcACTGTGGTATatgtggaggaaagggagcctgaggacagaggagcaaggagaagGACATGATGGTGTAAATGAAGAGGAGGTTGaaaatgtgcatgcacatgaagaagactttggaaatgaagatgaaggAGACAATGAAATGGAGGTGGAGGAAGACGACAGTGATGATGGCCGTGCAGAGGATGTCGACAATGCTGCTGCCAATGAAGCTGGCAATGAAGCTGCCAATGCAGCAAACGTCAATGACGTTGGAAATCAAGTGCAAGAATTCCGTGATCGTGCCGACAACTTTGGAAGAATCATAATGGAGCGCGTACAGTGGCCTgtgcaggacctgcagggaggatgcaTGTGGACAAGAACCCTGATGGAgcattttgcaatttattttcgaCGGGTCTTGTCCAACAGTTTCTATCCGGTGCTGCAAGGAGCCattggggtgggcagtgccttCGAAGGTTGGAGTCCCCGTGAGCAGGATGTTGTGTACCAGGTGCTCATACCCATGACACCTCCCCGAGGGCACAGCTTCCACctagagctgggcactgcatggCAGAGGCGCTTGAGGAACTTCCACATCCGCGTGCAGCAGGAGTGCACCTGCACgagtgagcagcagggtgagcacatgctgtgcttcctgcaccaccctgaggaggagctgaggaggcaTCAGGATCCCAGCCTCCTTCATACCCTGTGCACGGGCTCCTACCTGGACGTGGAGAAAACTGCCCGCTGGTTCTACCAGCTGGTGAGAGCAATCTGGCCGGCTTTGCTTGAGTCACACAGTTGGCATTTagtgctgctgccccccagaCGCTCCTGCCAGTTCAAGGTGACCAACGGCAGAGAAAGCTACCGGATCGAGATCCTCTTTGGGGTGCGGCAAGGCAACTCAGAcgtctttgtgagcagccagcctagGCAAGCCCACACCTCCAGCACAATCTGGCCAGAGAGCTACGCTGTGGCCGAGATGAAGTTCTTCAGGTACATCGCCAGGCAGGCTCCCCCTGACAGCTTGCAcctgaaatgcctgcagttcTTCACTCGTCTTCAGCTGGGCTTAGGCTTTTCCACCTATACCATCAAGACCATTGTCATGCACCTCCTGAGCATCTTGCCCGCGTCACAGTGGCGCAGGAGACATTTTGTGAGCCGGCTGATGGATATCAGCGAGAGCCTGCGCACGTGTGTGGCAAGGAGACGCCTCAATCACTTCATTGTGGGCAACCAGAGGCTTCCTGAGGGCATCCGCTTGCCCCCAGAGGTCCTAATGGCCAGGTCACGCAATCTCTTCCATGACCTGGTGATGGATCCCGTTGCCCACTCTCAGGCAATGAACCAGTACATGGATCTGCAGCATTGGTTCAAACGGATCCTTAGAAATGAACAGTGA